From Salvelinus namaycush isolate Seneca chromosome 9, SaNama_1.0, whole genome shotgun sequence:
TTCCCAatacataatgcagccaccatcatgtTTGAAACTAAGGGTGGTTTTgaatgagtcacacacacacacacacacacacacacacacacacatacacacacacacacacacacacacacacacacacacacacacacacacacacacacacacacacacacacacacagattaatgGGCAGAAGACATGGAGCACAGGGGACAGAGCTGGGACTCTGGGAGCACAGGGGATGGAGCTGGGACTCTGGGAGCACAGGGGATGGAGCTGGGACTCTGGGAGCACAGGGGATGGACCTGGGACTCTGGGAGCACAGGGGATGGACCTGGGACTCTGGGAGCACAGGGGATGGACCTGGGACTCTGGGAGCACAGGGGACAGAGCTGGGGCTCTGGGAGCACAGGGGACAGTGGGGGGTTACTCATGGAGCACAGGGGACGGAGGGGGGTTACTCATGGAGCACAGGGGACGGAGGGGGGTTACTCATGCACATATAGCTTGACTTAATTTGGTGAAGGGGGGTCATCAGGGGGTGGAATAATGTGCACAGCTGGTGCATTCCCAGAGATAAAAGCACAATTATTTCTGATAACTGAATTTATTAATGGTATTTTTGTATCATTATTGTTTTGTTATAATTACTACCACACCGACTGCTGGCTTTACCAATACTTAAAGTAATAGTAGTAGAGGTATCATAATAATTATTCATCTGTGTCCATTCGAATATCTAAATTCATGTTAGTAAGCATACTAAATCAACTGCACCACATCGTCAGGACAGATGTTGGTATTTTTAGGCAGGCTATTCTGTTCAGATTACAATGGAGGAACATTTGGGTTGAAGCCATAATCATCTTCCCACGGATATGAAAACTATCAACACAATCTATACATCTATCTATCTAGTATCTCAGATTATTACTACGCAATTACCATTTTACAATGTAATCTCTTGTATGTACCTGGTCATTTATGCATTTTAAAATAAAGTGCAACACAAATAGCCATATCAAACCACCACTTCATTAACAGACGCTAAATTGCTTGAACGCACATACATTTgacaaatatatttattttttttacactgaTTTCATTGCCTATATTAATTTAATGTATGTGTTCTTGTGGAGAATTGGAAGAATTTCTAAATGTAAGGCACACTAAATTTCGAAATTCTAAATAAATGTAATCTCTGTGAATTTACTGCTGGACAACGCGACTGGGACGGTATGAGAGGGGAGGGTTGAGTTGCGCGTGTTGAACTGACAAAAAGATTCGCTTTTACTTAGCCTATCTTGCGCACGGTGCTCAGTCCATGGGATCACTGTGGGGAAACAACTCAGCCACTGGGAAATACACAAAAAGGTTTCTTACTTAGCAAATTGTGCCAATATAAAAGGTTGACACTTGTAAAGAATATTCGCATTGATGACGACTATTATTAAGGTAAGGAAACATGACATTGACATAATTTCTATATTTTATCAATGTATTTGGTCTAATTAGGTGTCTGGCCATCATTATTAGTAGGTTATGAAGAATTTAAAATAATGcaaataaaacaacaaaaatactatttGCTTTCTAAAGTAATTTAAGATCATATCTTAAATAGGCTTACAGAAGAAATCGAAAAAACATGTTTGAACAAAATAACGTTCATCTTGCTCATCACTTGCCCATGAGTTTTAAACGCATTTCAAGTGAATGTTAAGACGCCGTTAGATAGTTTTGCAAGTTAGTTCTTGCAAGTTTGTTCTGAAGTTCATGATTTTTTTTCCaaacttatttttttttatagcttACTTCATAGTTTACCAATGCGTCACCCCCATCTCATTCTTACCACAGATCAGAATCAGAATAGCCTATTACGATGGTCATTTAACCTATGCACCATCGCGATACTTTTCCATCTTGTGGAATTCAGCACACAGTTCAGAATCAGGTATCATGATCGTCATGTCCATAAAGGGCCGATCTGGGTCCGACTTTTCTGATTGTTTGCTTTATCAcacattcaacaacaaaaaaagagttaTCCTCAACTCTTTTACAAAATAATTGCCTCGGTCTCATGTTCACTTGTTTTTAGAGGGACttttgttctgtctttgtcttttGTTCAATTAGCCTACTGAATACTCAATCACCATTCCATATAAAAAGGGCAGGAGTAGCCTGAGCTAGTAAATAGATTGAATTTTAGAAAAATCTACAACAAAACATTTTCTCATGACTGTTCTAAATTGGTATTTTCAATTTTTTCCAGGAGTTTCATGATTGGGTCCAAGGACATTCTCAGAATATCCTGCGACATTGAGGATTATTTGATTTGAGCGTCTGCAATGACAACCCATCAAGCGTTTAGGATTACCATTGCCAGCTGTGCCTTGACTCACCAGCTCCACTCAATGGACTAAAATCTTGAACTAAAGAATTTGGGGGATTTCATTAAAAACAGAACCATGGGTGACTCCATGTATTCTGACTTGATAGCCAGACACTACAACTTCACAGGGAAGCTCCGGAAAGTTGAGCAGGATTCCAGGCTCAAAGCGGACTCTGTGGTTTTCATCATTGTATGTTGCTTCATTATTCTTGAGAATGTCTTGGTCCTGCTTACTATTTGGAGGACCAAGAAGTTCCACAAGCCCATGTACTACTTTATTGGGAACTTAGCTTTATCAGACTTGCTGGCTGGGGTGGTGTACACTGCCAACATTCTGCTGTCAGGTGCCAACACATACAAACTGACACCCACACAGTGGTTCTTCCGGGAGGGTAGTATGTTTGTGGCCCTGGCAGCCTCAATCTTCAGCCTGTTGGCCATCGCCATCGAGCGCCACCTCACCATGCTGAAGATGAAGTTGCACAACAATGGCAACACGTGCCGTGTCTTCATGCTCATCAGCACCGTGTGGCTGATTGCAGCCATCTTGGGCGGCCTGCCCATCATGGGCTGGAACTGCATCCAGAGCATGCCCAGCTGCTCCACCGTACTGCCGCTCTACCACAAGACCTACATCCTGTTCTGCACCACCGTCTTCAGCGTCATCCTCATGGCCATCGTGGTGCTGTACGCGCGCATCTACGCCCTGGTGCGCACCCGCAGCCGCAAGATGGTGTTCCGCAAGGTCTCCAATGGCCGCGGCGGGGGTAGCGCTAGCAGCAAGAGCTCTGAGAAGTCAATGGCCCTGCTGAAGACCGTGATCATCGTGCTGAGCTGTTTCATCGCCTGCTGGGCCCCACTTTTCATCCTTCTGTTGCTGGACGTGGCCTGCGACATCCACATGTGCCCCATCCTGTACAAGGCCGAGTGGTTCCTGGCCTTGGCCGTGCTCAACTCGGCCATGAATCCCCTCATCTACACACTCACCAGCAACGAGATGCGTCGCGCCTTCCTCAAAACGCTCCTGTGCTGCAGCGTCTGCATCCGGCCCTCCGGCAAGTTCTCCCAGCCCATTATTGGTGCAGAGTTCAGCCGGAGCAAGTCGGACAACTCGTCCCACCCCAATAAGGATGAGCCGGAATACTTGCCAAGGGAGACCATCGTATCCTCTGGGAATATCACCTCCTCTTCTTAAAGAGCCTTCTGGAATGTTGTGTGAAAAGTAGCTCCACTGCTTAGGAAATGTGGATGTATATATGTTTTTGTGCAGTGtgcaagtgtgtttgtgtgtgtgtgtgtacattatgtATATAAATGTGTATacgttgtgcgtgtgtgtgtggttttgttgCCCTGTggatgtgtgtatgtacagtatgtcagttTGTACAGTAAGTTGCCTCTTCAGTTTCCATTTGTTTTATCACTTCTCAAAGTGTCTGTCCATGTCAGAGAGTAGAGATGTAgagttgtttagtttgttttcTTCTACCCTCACATCTTCAACTGCCAGCACTGATCTGAATATTTTCATATTCAAAAGACAATGTCATAGGGAagcacatacagtataacacccaAACTATAAACCTGATTTACAGTATAGCACCTAAATTGTAAACCTGGCTTAGAGTATAGCACCTAAACTATAAACCTGATTTACAGTATAGCACCTAAATTGTAAACCTGGCTTACAGTATAGCACCTAAACTATTAACCTGATTTACAGTATAGCACCTAAATTGTAAACCTGGCTTAGAGTATAGCACCTAAACTATAAACCTGATTTACAGTGTAGCACCTAAACCCTAAAGCTAATTTACAGTATAGCACCTATATTGTAAACCTGATTTACAGTGTAGcacctaaaccctaaacctaatttaCAGTATAGTACCTAAATTGTAAACCTGATTTACAGTATAGTACCTCAATTGTAAACCTGGTTTACAGTATTATGAGAAGAAGATGTTTTTGTCAAAGGTATTTTTTGTATTTAGTACAGCACTTGTTGTAAAAGTGCTAAATAAGAACCATCAACCCATTATAGGCTTTTACTGATTCTCTATAATGGGTGTTGATAGAAGAGTAAAAATTGTTTGTAGTGCTTATTGTTCTTATTGAAATATTTAAGAAATACAATGAATGAAGTGCTTGTGTATCTTCGACTTAACTCTGAAGGCTAGTACAATGTCAATTCTACCCCCTGATTGAGAATGTATTTTGTACttgtaatttgttttatttcactctTATTGGATACAGTTCTTTGTAGCAAAGCAATGTAGTTGCAATAATAATTTATATTCAAAACAGCGAAAAAGGCGTTTGGTTTGTGTGACAAAGGTTATCTTTTTTATCCAGTCATGATTTTATTGTCCTTTCTGTTTCGCTTTTAGATGAAGATACTGTAGCTCCAGCCATTCAACATATTTGTCTGTCCCTCAGTTACCACTCTCAAAAAACCTTTCAACTCTCTTGTGAAAACCAGCATGCCGCAGTAATAGGGAAGGTCATGAGGTTGAAAACAAAAAAAGATTGATGTCAAAGGATAAGCAATAGCACTGGTCCATTCCTGAAAGTACCGACCGCAATAATTACTTACATTTTCATAATGGAATAAGTTAATGACAATGGGCACACACATCACCAATAGCTCACTGGAATCCTCCCATATAGATTTGTTGTTGAGGGCACCGTTAAACACCCATGGACAAGTACAATAACGCTTTTCAGGGGTCACGTAATCACAGTTTTCCAAACTCCCATGTGGACCCAAGTCATATTTTGCACATGTTTGGTTAGCTCTTAATAAATATTGGAAATAAAAAATGGTATTGTTGTTTTCTCTTGTTGTCTTTTCTTAACGGACAGGCTTAGTACAGAATGTTGTGacattaaagaaaaaccctttttgTAACATAAAAGTTGTCATTTTGTTACCAGTTGTCATATTGTTAAAGTTGTCAAAGTTGGGTTAAATGAGGGGTTCCGACTAAGTTCTGCCACCTAAAGGTGGGGGACAGTAGTGGGAATTGGATAAATATCTGATAATAATAGGCTACTCATCTGAAAGCAACTAGTTAGGGGGCAGGTCCAACAACTTACCCAGCTGTTTCAACAGCAGTCCTgaatagggttgcaaaattccaggaactgcttctggaagtaacgtcagcacaataactgtttgtcaggagcttcatgaaatgggtttccatggccgaggagccacacacaagcctaagatcaccatatgcAATGCCAAGGGTCAGCTGAATTGGTGTAaaacttgccgccattggaccctggagcagtggaaacgggttctctggagtgatgaatcacacttcaccatctggcag
This genomic window contains:
- the LOC120053706 gene encoding sphingosine 1-phosphate receptor 1-like, with product MGDSMYSDLIARHYNFTGKLRKVEQDSRLKADSVVFIIVCCFIILENVLVLLTIWRTKKFHKPMYYFIGNLALSDLLAGVVYTANILLSGANTYKLTPTQWFFREGSMFVALAASIFSLLAIAIERHLTMLKMKLHNNGNTCRVFMLISTVWLIAAILGGLPIMGWNCIQSMPSCSTVLPLYHKTYILFCTTVFSVILMAIVVLYARIYALVRTRSRKMVFRKVSNGRGGGSASSKSSEKSMALLKTVIIVLSCFIACWAPLFILLLLDVACDIHMCPILYKAEWFLALAVLNSAMNPLIYTLTSNEMRRAFLKTLLCCSVCIRPSGKFSQPIIGAEFSRSKSDNSSHPNKDEPEYLPRETIVSSGNITSSS